The following coding sequences lie in one Rutidosis leptorrhynchoides isolate AG116_Rl617_1_P2 chromosome 4, CSIRO_AGI_Rlap_v1, whole genome shotgun sequence genomic window:
- the LOC139840747 gene encoding uncharacterized protein, which yields MIHIKHELQHYELDVPNHPELKNVQTAAELCRGLRETEKTEIYPLLDRLIRLILTLPVSTATSERAFSSMKIVITRLRCSMSDDFLKNCLLLYIERDIVETLSIDEIIDDFATKKRRRVRLQMSKVTQ from the exons ATGATCCACATAAAACACGAGTTGCAACATTATGAGCTAGATGTGCCTAATCATCCAGAGTTAAAAAATGTTCAAACTGCTGCTGAGTTATGTAGAGGCCTACGAGAAACTGAGAAGACAGAAATATATCCTTTGCTTGATAGATTGATTCGTCTTATATTAACTCTTCCAGTTTCAACAGCCACAAGTGAAAGAGCTTTTTCATCAATGAAAATTGTTATAACAAGGCTTCGTTGCAGCATGAGTGACGATTTTCTTAAAAATTGCTTGCTTCTTTACATTGAGAGAGACATTGTTGAAACACTTTCAATAGATGAGATAATAGATGATTTTGCTACCAAGAAACGTAGACGTGTTCGACTCCAAATGTCAAAG GTTACTCAATGA